In a genomic window of Streptomyces roseoviridis:
- a CDS encoding succinate dehydrogenase/fumarate reductase iron-sulfur subunit, producing the protein MRLTLRVWRQKNADAEGAMAVYEVDGISSDMSFLEMLDTLNEDLILRGEDPVAFDHDCREGICGACSLVINGDAHGPERTTTCQLHMRSFRDGDTIDIEPWRAAAFPVVKDLVVDRSAFDRVIQAGGYISVPTGSAPEAHATPVPKADADFAFEHAECIGCGACVAACPNGSAMLFTSAKINHLGALPQGAPERETRVLDMVAQMDAEGFGGCTLTGECATACPKGIPLPSITAMNREWLRAKRKGTRR; encoded by the coding sequence ATGAGGCTCACCCTGCGCGTCTGGCGCCAGAAGAACGCCGACGCCGAAGGCGCCATGGCCGTCTACGAAGTGGACGGCATCTCCTCCGACATGTCCTTCTTGGAGATGCTGGACACCCTCAACGAGGACCTCATCCTGCGCGGCGAGGACCCCGTCGCCTTCGACCACGACTGCCGCGAGGGCATCTGCGGCGCCTGCAGCCTCGTCATCAACGGCGACGCCCACGGCCCCGAACGCACCACCACCTGCCAGCTCCACATGCGGTCCTTCCGCGACGGCGACACCATCGACATCGAACCCTGGCGCGCCGCCGCCTTCCCCGTCGTCAAGGACCTGGTCGTCGACCGCTCGGCCTTCGACCGGGTCATCCAGGCCGGCGGCTACATCAGCGTCCCCACCGGCTCCGCCCCCGAGGCCCACGCCACCCCGGTCCCCAAGGCCGACGCCGACTTCGCCTTCGAACACGCCGAGTGCATCGGCTGCGGCGCCTGCGTCGCCGCCTGCCCCAACGGCTCGGCGATGCTCTTCACCTCCGCCAAGATCAACCACCTCGGCGCCCTCCCCCAAGGCGCCCCCGAACGCGAGACCCGCGTCCTCGACATGGTCGCCCAGATGGACGCCGAGGGCTTCGGCGGCTGCACCCTCACCGGCGAGTGCGCCACCGCCTGCCCCAAGGGCATTCCGCTGCCCTCCATCACGGCCATGAACCGCGAATGGCTGAGGGCGAAGCGGAAGGGGACGCGGCGCTAG
- a CDS encoding fumarate reductase/succinate dehydrogenase flavoprotein subunit has translation MTSPDRLPDYRLGEPVTDTKAPAGPIAERWDTRRFQARLVNPANRRGHRIIVVGTGLAGGSAGATLAEQGYQVVQFCYQDSPRRAHSIAAQGGINAAKNYRNDGDSVHRLFYDTVKGGDFRARESNVHRLAQISVEIIDQCVAQGVPFAREYGGLLDTRSFGGVQVSRTFYARGQTGQQLLLGAYQALSRQIAAGNVEMHPRTEMLDLIVVDGRARGIVARDLVTGRISTHYADAVVLATGGYGNVFYLSTNAMNSNATAVWRAHRRGAYFANPCFTQIHPTCIPRTGDHQSKLTLMSESLRNDGRIWVPKAKGDTRPPHEIPEDERDYYLERIYPSFGNLVPRDIASRAAKNVCDEGRGVGPGGQGVYLDFADAIRRMGRAKVEEKYGNLFDMYERITAENPYEVPMRIYPAVHYTMGGLWVDYDLQTTVPGLFAIGEANFSDHGANRLGASALMQGLADGYFVLPATINDYLARHPHAEPVTDDHPAVRDVLAETEDRLHLLLAVDGDRTPDSFHRELGEVMWEFCGMARTKGGLRTALRRIPEIREEFWRRIKVPGTGEEFNQSLEKANRIVDYLELAELMCLDALHREESCGGHFREESQTPDGEAARRDEEFSYAAAWEFAADGPPVLHKEDLTFEYVHPTQRSYA, from the coding sequence ATGACCTCCCCCGACCGCCTCCCCGACTACCGCCTCGGCGAGCCCGTCACCGACACCAAGGCCCCCGCCGGCCCCATCGCCGAACGCTGGGACACCCGCCGCTTCCAGGCCAGGCTGGTCAACCCCGCCAACCGCCGCGGCCACCGGATCATCGTCGTCGGCACCGGCCTCGCCGGCGGCTCCGCCGGCGCCACCCTCGCCGAACAGGGCTACCAGGTCGTCCAGTTCTGCTACCAGGACTCCCCGCGCCGCGCCCACTCCATCGCCGCCCAGGGCGGCATCAACGCCGCCAAGAACTACCGCAACGACGGCGACTCCGTGCACCGCCTCTTCTACGACACGGTCAAGGGCGGCGACTTCCGCGCCCGCGAGTCCAACGTCCACCGCCTCGCCCAGATCTCCGTCGAGATCATCGACCAGTGCGTCGCCCAGGGCGTGCCCTTCGCCCGCGAGTACGGCGGACTCCTCGACACCCGCTCCTTCGGCGGCGTCCAGGTCTCCCGCACCTTCTACGCCCGCGGCCAGACCGGCCAGCAGCTCCTCCTCGGCGCCTACCAGGCGCTGTCCCGGCAGATCGCCGCCGGCAACGTCGAGATGCACCCGCGCACCGAGATGCTCGACCTGATCGTCGTCGACGGCCGCGCCCGCGGCATCGTCGCCCGCGACCTCGTCACCGGCCGGATCTCCACCCACTACGCCGACGCCGTCGTCCTCGCCACCGGCGGCTACGGCAACGTCTTCTACCTGTCCACCAACGCCATGAACTCCAACGCCACCGCCGTGTGGCGGGCCCACCGGCGCGGCGCGTACTTCGCCAACCCCTGCTTCACCCAGATCCACCCCACCTGCATCCCGCGCACCGGCGACCACCAGTCCAAGCTCACCCTGATGAGCGAGTCGCTGCGCAACGACGGCCGCATCTGGGTCCCCAAGGCCAAGGGCGACACCCGGCCGCCGCACGAGATCCCGGAGGACGAGCGCGACTACTACCTGGAGCGCATCTACCCCTCCTTCGGCAACCTCGTCCCCCGTGACATCGCCTCCCGCGCCGCCAAGAACGTCTGCGACGAGGGCAGGGGAGTGGGCCCCGGCGGCCAGGGGGTGTACCTCGACTTCGCCGACGCGATCCGCCGCATGGGCCGCGCCAAGGTCGAGGAGAAGTACGGCAACCTCTTCGACATGTACGAGCGGATCACCGCGGAGAACCCGTACGAGGTGCCCATGCGGATCTACCCGGCCGTGCACTACACGATGGGCGGACTGTGGGTCGACTACGACCTCCAGACCACCGTCCCCGGCCTCTTCGCCATCGGCGAGGCCAACTTCTCCGACCACGGCGCCAACCGGCTCGGCGCCTCCGCCCTCATGCAGGGCCTCGCCGACGGCTACTTCGTCCTGCCCGCCACCATCAACGACTACCTCGCCCGCCACCCGCACGCCGAACCCGTCACCGACGACCACCCCGCCGTCCGGGACGTCCTCGCCGAGACCGAGGACCGCCTCCACCTCCTCCTCGCCGTCGACGGGGACCGCACCCCCGACTCCTTCCACCGCGAACTCGGCGAAGTCATGTGGGAGTTCTGCGGCATGGCCCGCACCAAGGGGGGACTGCGCACGGCGCTGCGCCGCATCCCCGAGATCCGCGAGGAGTTCTGGCGGCGCATCAAGGTCCCCGGCACCGGCGAGGAGTTCAACCAGTCCCTGGAGAAGGCCAACCGGATCGTCGACTACCTGGAGCTCGCCGAGCTCATGTGCCTCGACGCCCTCCACCGCGAGGAGTCCTGCGGCGGCCACTTCCGCGAGGAGTCGCAGACGCCCGACGGCGAGGCCGCACGGCGCGACGAGGAGTTCTCCTACGCGGCGGCCTGGGAGTTCGCCGCCGACGGCCCCCCGGTGCTCCACAAGGAAGACCTGACCTTCGAGTACGTCCACCCCACCCAGCGGAGCTACGCATGA
- a CDS encoding DUF3662 domain-containing protein — protein sequence MAWQSLTRWERALERWQSALVSRLRPTHEPVELIDALHQECDSNAVVCSESRVVVPNAFEVELDSRVFAELVRNGCGDVGVMLTDNLARHGRRQGYEWAGPLTVHVTPRPLPSGDPYRVRSGPMAHVRADAFPPEG from the coding sequence ATGGCATGGCAGTCACTGACACGGTGGGAACGTGCCCTGGAGCGGTGGCAGAGCGCTCTCGTCTCCCGGCTCCGCCCCACCCACGAGCCCGTGGAACTGATCGACGCGCTGCACCAGGAGTGCGACAGCAACGCCGTGGTGTGCAGCGAGAGCCGCGTGGTGGTCCCGAACGCCTTCGAGGTCGAGCTGGACAGCCGCGTGTTCGCCGAGCTGGTCCGCAACGGCTGCGGTGACGTGGGCGTGATGCTGACGGACAACCTCGCGCGGCACGGGCGGCGCCAGGGCTACGAGTGGGCGGGGCCGCTGACCGTCCACGTCACCCCGAGGCCGCTGCCCTCCGGTGACCCGTATCGCGTCCGCAGCGGCCCGATGGCCCACGTGCGGGCCGACGCCTTCCCGCCGGAGGGCTGA